The genomic window GGCAGCGTGTTGTCGCGGATCAGCGCCACCGCGCTGAACGGCAGCAGGAACAGCGCGGCGCCGACCAGGCTGCCGCCCGCCACGAGCCGGCTGTCCAGCCCGCCCTGGGCGGTAATCCAGCGCCGGGTCAAGAAGCCCGCCAGCCCATAGCACGACGTCGCCATCAGGCACGCAAGCGCCCCAAGCAGCACATCGTGCGAAAACACGACCGGCCCGGTGCGCGTCAGCACGGCCACGCCTGCCAGCCCCATCATCACGCCGGCCGCCTTGGCCCGCGTCAGCTTCTCGGCAAAGAACAGCGTGCCGATCACCACGCCCATCAGCGGCGTCATCGCGTTGAAGATGGCCGAATAGCCGGCCGGCAGCCAGAGCGCCGCCACCGAGTACATCACGAATGGAATGCCCGAATTGATGATGCCGAGCCCCACCACGGCGGGCCACTTGCCTTTCATGTCCCATTTCACGCCCAGCAGGGGCAGGCAGGCCACGAGGGTCACGGCGCCGATCAGCACGCGGAAGAACGCCGTCGGGAACGGACCCAGCACTGGCGCGGCAAGGCGGATGAACAGAAAGCTTGCGCCCCAGATGGCGGAAAGCAGCAGCAGGCGAAGCAGGTCAGCGGGTTTCATCAGTTCGATCGGAGCAAGAATTAGAGTTTGGGAGCGCAGACCGTTGCAGCCAAGCAACACTTGTGCCGCTTTACGCCCCAATCCGAGGATTGCCATGGCACTGGATGGGCGCCATTTCACCGCAAACCGGCCACCATGGCGCGCTGGAATCGGACATGCGGGCCGGCAAATACGACAGACTGCAACGCCCAACGTCCCGGATCGGCGCCCAAAAACGGGGCAAAAGCGGCGTTTGCTGCATGCACGCCGCAGTGACGCTTTCGGATGCCTTACAGGTTTACCCCCCCGTGGTAGGGGGCCTTACCACAGGGCGTGACATCGCGTATTCAGTTCCATTAAAATCTGCCCTGCGCCAGAGTTAATTGACCCCTCCGACGCATTCCCGACAAGCCGCCAGGCAACTCCTGGCGGCTTCTTTTTTTTTGTCGGCGGAAAGGCGTATCGTAGCGACTGCGCAGCGATCGGGGGATGGGGCGTTGCGCGCACGTTGCATTCCTGCGTCAACCTACCGCCCCGGTTTTGCGTTGCCTGCCACATGAAACGACAGTTCCTCGGCTTGCTAGCCCGCGTCTACGTCATGCAGTTCGCCATGGAGGTGCCCGCCACCGTGGCCATGCTTGCAGAAATGCTCATGGAGTATGGATTCCAGGTCGATATCGGCACGGTCCGGCCCTTGCTCCGCGCCCTGCAGATGGAGGGTTACCTGGAAAGCGTGCTGCGCGACGGGATCGGACGGGTCTACCTGCTGACCGAGCAAGGCCGCGAAGAGCTGGCCAGCAGCCGCTCGCGGATCGACGACCTTTACCGGCGCCTGCACAACCCGACCGGCGTCGGCGAACCGCTGACCATCGCCAGCAAGACCTGAACGCGGTAGACCGGGCGCCCCCGCCCCTGAAACCCCGGCTGCACGCGTGTGCGTCCAGCCGGGTTTTCTTTTTGGCGGATGGCTATCCCAGCAACGCGACGCAGCAGACGAACGACAGCCAGAGGTGGCGGCGCTGCGCCGGTGCCATGCGCTGCATTTCGAACCGCTCGATGCCACGGGCCGGCCGCGGCACGGCCGCCCGCCGCCGCACGCGGATGGCAGCCAGCCGACCCAGCATTGTCTTGATCATGGTGACCCCTCCGCATGGTGGCGGGCGGCATGCCCAGGCATGTCCGCGCCGCCCATGACGTGGATTATTGGTGTACGGCGGCCCGCCCGCGCGCCGCGTTGCACGCTGTTTGGGTCGCAAACGTGCAGATTGAACGCGCTATGTGACAGGACAGATGACGCTGACACCGAAACTTCACGAAGCGTGGCCGCTGCCGCCGAAACATGGCGTCACCGGCCACACGCGCCAGCGCGGCCGCGCTGTCAAACCCGGAATGCCCGGACTGCCTCAAACGGGTGAGTCGTGATACCGTAACTTTGGCTCGACGGACCCTGGCACAGGGCAATCCCGGCCTCCGCCGACTACCGAGGCGCCCCGCCCGCCGCGCGGGAATCATCCGAACCGCATGCCCCGATTACTGCCATCGCTCAAGGCGCGAATCGCCCTGATCACCACGGTGCTTGCCGCCGTGCTTGGCGGCGGCATTGTGCTCGGCTCGCTCTATCACGCGCACCGCGACCTTGAGGACGTGCTGCAGAACCAGCAGGACTCCATCGTCAAATTGTCCACCGAGTTGCTGGACACGGCCATGGAAGACCGCATCGTGATGCTGACGAACCTGGCGCCCCAGCTCGTGCCGCTGCTGGCCGCCGCAACCGGCACGCCGCACGACGAACTGCGCCCGCGCCTGCTCGACGTGGTCAACCGCGCCATCTCGATCCCCGATGCGTTCGACGCCGTGGTCATCGCCGACGCCCGCGGCACGGTGCTGACGATGGACGGCATGCCGGCCGACGTCAGCGACCGCATCTACTTCCATGAGGCAGCCCGCACGCGCAACGTCGTGGTGGCCGCCCCGCTGCGCGCCCGCACCAACGGGGCGATGGGTGCCCTGGTGGCGGTGCCGGTGGTTTCCCCGGCCGGGGAGTTCATGGGGCTGGTGGGCGGCTGGCTCAACCTGGCCCACTCCAATTTCCTGGTCGAGATCGCGCGCAGCCGGCTGGGCATCACGGGCTTCTACTGCCTGGTGTCGGCCGGCGCGGCGCCGGTCTACATCCAGCATCCCGATGCGGCACGGCTGCATCAGCCCGCGCGGCCGTTCGACGATACCTGCGGCGTCGAAAATCACACTGCCCGGCTGGAATTCCTGACGCCGGCTCAGCCGGTCATCGCGCGGCGCCTGATGGCCACCACGGGCTGGGAGCTGGTGGCCGTGCTGCCCGCGCGCGAGGCGTATGCCCCGCTGCGGCAGATGCAGGCGCGCTTCCTGACGTTGTCCGGCATCGTGCTGGCCGTGGTGGCGCTGCTGATCTGGCTGGCCGTGCGGCGGCTGCTGATGCCGCTGTCGCGGCTGCACCAGGTGGTGCGCGAGAGCGCGAACGACGTCGACGCCTTCGAGCGGCTGCCGCAGCGGCCCCAGCGCGACGAGATCGGCGACGTCACGCGGGCCTTTATCGGCCTGATGCGCGACGTGCGGCAGCGCGGCCAGCAACTGGCGCGCAGCGAGCGCCGGCTGCGCGCCGTGACCGATACGCTGCCGTCGCTGCTGGCCTTCATCGACAACGACGAGCGCTACGTCTTCAACAACGCCGCCTACGAGCGCGCGTTCGGCCTGCCGGTGGACCGCATCCGCGGCATGACCATGCGCGAGTTGCTGGGCGAGGAACGCTACCAGCGCGCCCGGCCCCACCTGCAGCGGGCGCTGGCGGGCAGCGTGGTCAGCTTCGAGGCCGAATATGCCTACCCCGACCTGCACTGGATGGAAACGAGCTACCGGCCCGAGTGGAGCGAGGACGGCAAGCAGGTGGTGGGCGTGCACATCCACGTGCAGGACATCACCCAGCGCAAGCTGGAAGCCCAGCGGCTGTCGCACCTGTCCCGCACCGATCACCTGACCCAGCTGCCCAACCGCGCCGCGTTCGAGACCCACCTGCGCGACGCCATGGCGCTGAGCCGCAGCGACGATGCACTGATGGCGCTGCTCTATCTGGACATGGACCGCTTCAAGGCCGTCAACGACATGCACGGCCACGCCACGGGCGACCAGTTGCTGCAATCGTTCGCGCTGCGGCTGCGGCGCTGCGTGCGCAAGCAGGACCACGTCGCGCGGCTCGGTGGCGACGAATTTGCCGTGATCCTGTCGGACATCGCCACCCCGGCCGCCGCGCAGCGCGTGGCCGAGGCCATCCTGCAGGCGGTGGCG from Cupriavidus pauculus includes these protein-coding regions:
- a CDS encoding sensor domain-containing diguanylate cyclase, yielding MPRLLPSLKARIALITTVLAAVLGGGIVLGSLYHAHRDLEDVLQNQQDSIVKLSTELLDTAMEDRIVMLTNLAPQLVPLLAAATGTPHDELRPRLLDVVNRAISIPDAFDAVVIADARGTVLTMDGMPADVSDRIYFHEAARTRNVVVAAPLRARTNGAMGALVAVPVVSPAGEFMGLVGGWLNLAHSNFLVEIARSRLGITGFYCLVSAGAAPVYIQHPDAARLHQPARPFDDTCGVENHTARLEFLTPAQPVIARRLMATTGWELVAVLPAREAYAPLRQMQARFLTLSGIVLAVVALLIWLAVRRLLMPLSRLHQVVRESANDVDAFERLPQRPQRDEIGDVTRAFIGLMRDVRQRGQQLARSERRLRAVTDTLPSLLAFIDNDERYVFNNAAYERAFGLPVDRIRGMTMRELLGEERYQRARPHLQRALAGSVVSFEAEYAYPDLHWMETSYRPEWSEDGKQVVGVHIHVQDITQRKLEAQRLSHLSRTDHLTQLPNRAAFETHLRDAMALSRSDDALMALLYLDMDRFKAVNDMHGHATGDQLLQSFALRLRRCVRKQDHVARLGGDEFAVILSDIATPAAAQRVAEAILQAVARGFYFDGVLADVDVSIGVALYRGTPMSEEALMRQADVLLYRAKAAGRGRYEIGPAELLEVDA
- a CDS encoding DMT family transporter codes for the protein MKPADLLRLLLLSAIWGASFLFIRLAAPVLGPFPTAFFRVLIGAVTLVACLPLLGVKWDMKGKWPAVVGLGIINSGIPFVMYSVAALWLPAGYSAIFNAMTPLMGVVIGTLFFAEKLTRAKAAGVMMGLAGVAVLTRTGPVVFSHDVLLGALACLMATSCYGLAGFLTRRWITAQGGLDSRLVAGGSLVGAALFLLPFSAVALIRDNTLPATGVGVWAAMLGLGMFCTAIAYVLYFRLIADLGPVRSLTVTFLIPPFGIVWGWMFLGEALSWAHAGGMLLIGLAVWLVLRPAAPAATPAVARP
- a CDS encoding PadR family transcriptional regulator, which encodes MKRQFLGLLARVYVMQFAMEVPATVAMLAEMLMEYGFQVDIGTVRPLLRALQMEGYLESVLRDGIGRVYLLTEQGREELASSRSRIDDLYRRLHNPTGVGEPLTIASKT